From the genome of Alosa alosa isolate M-15738 ecotype Scorff River chromosome 20, AALO_Geno_1.1, whole genome shotgun sequence, one region includes:
- the rad21b gene encoding RAD21 cohesin complex component b, which yields MFYAHFVLSKRGPLAKIWLAAHWDKKLTKAHVFECNLESSVESIISPKVKMALRTSGHLLLGVVRIYHRKAKYLLADCNEAFIKIKMAFRPGVVDLPEENREAAYNAITLPEEFHDFDQLPDLDDIDVAQQFSLNQSRVEEITMREEVGNLNLLQENDFADFGMDDREMMREASAFEDDIIHGASASNLLLEPESSSGQITDKSNHLEFDQYKDDFGDNPMESSEGGMLVDKLLSNEDGGGIFDDPPAITENVMMPAGEPGGDDDDDYDNMSAGGPDSPDSGPVGQLPVMTDQTEQTTLVHNEEEAFALEPIDITVKETKAKRKRKLIVDSVKELDSKTIRAQLSDYSDIVTTLDLAPPTKKLMMWKETGGVEKLFSLPAQPLWNGRLLKMFTRCLTPLVPDELRKRRKGGEADSLDEFLKDLENPEVPREEAMGQQRDIIDQTILEEPSVLQTSAMEGSRTLDESMMPPPSSHRGQKRKAQEVQDNMSIIDDDRASIVSTQMPVQPVELPPEETPNLSQLIPELDLLGEKSKDKKDDDEEEEEEEGQGGDQDQEERRWNKRTQQMLHGLQRVLAKTGAESISLLELCRNNNKKQAAAKFYSFLVLKKQQAVELSQAEPYSDIIATPGPRFHIV from the exons ATGTTCTACGCCCACTTCGTTCTCAGCAAGCGTGGGCCGTTGGCCAAAATTTGGCTGGCGGCCCACTGGGATAAGAAGCTGACCAAGGCCCATGTGTTTGAATGCAACCTTGAGAGCAGTGTAGAGAGCATCATTTCTCCCAAG gtgaagATGGCTTTACGGACATCCGGTCACTTACTCCTTGGTGTAGTGAGAATCTACCACAGAAAGGCTAAGTATCTGCTGGCAGATTGTAACGAGGCCTTCATCAAGATCAAGATGGCGTTTCGACCAG GTGTTGTGGACTTACCGGAGGAGAACCGTGAAGCTGCCTACAATGCCATCACCTTGCCAGAGGAGTTCCATGACTTTGACCAGCTGCCAGACCTGGA TGACATAGATGTTGCGCAGCAGTTCAGTCTGAATCAAAGTCGTGTGGAAGAGATCACCATGAGGGAGGAGGTTGGTAACCTCAACCTGCTACAGGAGAATGACTTTG CTGATTTTGGGATGGATGACCGTGAGATGATGAGAGAAGCGAGCGCCTTTGAGGATGACATTATCCATGGAGCGTCTGCTTCCAACCTGCTCCTAGAGCCAGAGTCCAGCAGTGGGCAGATAACTGACAAGTCCAACCACCTGGAGTTTGACCAGTACAAGGACGACTTTGGTGACAATCCCATGGAGAGCAGCGAAGGAGGCATGCtgg TTGACAAGCTCCTGAGCAATGAGGATGGTGGTGGCATCTTTGATGACCCTCCAGCTATCACAGAGAACGTGATGATGCCAGCGGGAGAACCCGgcggagatgatgatgatgactatgACAACATGTCAG CCGGAGGCCCTGATAGTCCCGACTCTGGACCAGTGGGGCAGCTGCCTGTCATGACTGACCAGACGGAGCAGACCACACTGGTGCACAACGAAGAGGAGGCCTTCGCCCTGGAGCCCATCGACATCACAG TGAAGGAGACCAAGgccaagaggaagaggaagctgATCGTGGACAGCGTGAAGGAGCTGGACAGCAAGACCATCCGGGCCCAGCTGAGCGACTACTCGGACATCGTCACCACACTGGACCTGGCGCCCCCTACCAAGAAGCTGATGATGTGGAAAGAGACGGGTGGCGTGGAGAAGCTCTTCTCCCTCCCCGCACAGCCGCTGTGGAACGGCAGACTCCTCAAG ATGTTTACACGATGCCTCACCCCTCTGGTGCCGGATGAgctgagaaagaggagaaaagggggCGAGGCCGACAGCCTGGACGAGTTCCTTAAGGATCTGGAGAACCCAGAGGTTCCTCGGGAGGAAGCCATGGGCCAGCAGAGGGACATCATTG ACCAGACAATCCTGGAAGAGCCTAGCGTGCTGCAGACATCGGCCATGGAGGGAAGCAGGACCCTGGACGAGTCCATGatgccccctccctcctcacaTCGGGGCCAGAAGCGCAAAGCCCAGGAGGTCCAGGATAACATGTCC ATCATTGATGATGACCGGGCTTCCATAGTGTCAACCCAGATGCCTGTGCAACCTGTGGAGCTTCCCCCAGAGGAGACACCCAACCTCAGTCAGCTCATCCCAGAGCTGGACCTGCTGGGTGAGAAGAGCAAGGACAAGAAGGATGATGACGAAGAGGAAGAG gaggaggagggtcagGGTGGTGACCAAGATCAGGAGGAGAGGCGGTGGAACAAGAGAACCCAGCAGATGTTGCATGGCCTTCAG AGGGTTTTGGCCAAAACTGGAGCCGAGTCCATCAGCCTGTTGGAACTGTGCAGGAACAACAACAAGAAGCAGGCTGCCGCCAAGTTTTACAGCTTCCTGGTTCTGAAGAAACAGCAGGCCGTGGAGCTTTCGCAGGCCGAGCCCTACAGCGACATCATTGCCACGCCTGGTCCGCGATTTCATATCGTCTAG
- the utp23 gene encoding rRNA-processing protein UTP23 homolog, with translation MKIKRQKQAKKTISFYKYNFSFREPFQILLDGTFCQAALIGKIQIKEQMLKYLMGEVQLCTTSCALKEVESLGKDLYGAKLILQRFQVRRCPHFDEPVPASECLLSMLEGTNPHHYFIATQDNELTKGLKEIPGVPIMYVIQNTMVLDKPSECSLKRVQAVLAGEMVTPTQQQSISKLKEAQGVNAEEGVRRKRKRKSGNPNPLSCMKKKKKGPTQPKQSTDGEKKTKKSRKRKRKPAVAGAGGQTVTANPNTL, from the exons ATGAAGATCAAACGGCAAAAACAAGCCAAGAAAACCATAAGTTTCTACAAATATAACTTCAGTTTTCGGGAACCTTTTCAAATATTACTTGACGGGACTTTCTGCCAAGCTGCGCTCATCGGGAAAATACAGATCAAAGAGCAAATGCTAAAGTATCTCATGGGAGAGGTGCAACTCTGTACCACCAG TTGCGCTCTGAAAGAAGTAGAATCTCTGGGGAAAGACCTGTACGGCGCCAAACTCATTTTACAGCGATTTCAGGTCAGGAGATGCCCACACTTCGATGAACCAGTTCCAGCGTCGGAGTGTCTCTTATCCATGCTGGAAGGCACTAACCCACATCACTATTTCATTGCCACACAG GATAATGAACTGACAAAAGGCCTCAAGGAAATACCAGGTGTGCCAATTATGTATGTCATCCAAAACACCATGGTGTTGGACAAGCCCTCCGAATGTTCCCTCAAACGTGTCCAGGCTGTCCTTGCCGGGGAGATGGTGACTCCAACTCAGCAGCAGAGCATCAGCAAGCTGAAGGAAGCACAAGGAGTCAACGCAGAGGAAGGTGTCCGACGCAAGCGTAAGCGAAAGTCGGGTAACCCAAATCCACTGAGCtgcatgaagaagaagaagaaagggccCACACAACCCAAACAAAGcacagatggagagaagaagACTAAGAAATCTAgaaaacggaaacgaaaacctGCTGTTGCCGGAGCAGGAGGACAGACTGTCACAGCCAACCCAAATACGCTCTAG